The following are encoded together in the Carassius auratus strain Wakin chromosome 34, ASM336829v1, whole genome shotgun sequence genome:
- the LOC113053073 gene encoding calcipressin-1-like isoform X2 — protein MHLKTLKCNPFCLIASLEDPDMFNRPEQRASFEDLFHAFDRNVTFQYFKSFRRVRINFTNALAAAEARAKLHKSDFNGREVRLYFAQSVHIGSPHLEPPKPDKQFLLSPPPSPPVGWEQSKDAKPVINYDLLCAIARLGPGEKYELQPGTPTTPSVVVHVCENNQESSGNKEDMDEGRSPRPKIIQTRRPEFTPSVMQ, from the exons atgcatctgaaaacctTGAAGTGTAACCCTTTCTGCCTTATCGCTTCCTTAGAGGATCCAGATATGTTTAACAGACCTGAGCAGAGG GCAAGTTTTGAGGATCTGTTCCATGCCTTTGACCGAAACGTCACCTTCCAGTACTTTAAGAGTTTTCGTCGGGTGAGAATTAATTTCACCAATGCTCTGGCCGCTGCAGAAGCAAGAGCAAAGCTGCACAAAAGTGATTTTAATGGCAGGGAGGTGCGACTCTATTTTGCCCAG TCTGTGCACATTGGAAGTCCACACCTGGAGCCTCCTAAACCAGATAAGCAGTTCCTCCTGTCCCCTCCTCCATCACCTCCAGTTGGTTGGGAGCAGTCAAAGGACGCCAAACCTGTCATTAACTATGACCTACTGTGTGCCATCGCCAGACTAGGGCCAG GTGAAAAGTATGAACTTCAACCAGGAACTCCCACGACTCCCAGCGTGGTTGTGCATGTTTGCGAAAACAATCAAGAAAGCTCAGGAAATAAGGAGGATATGGATGAAGGCAGAAGTCCACGTCCAAAAATCATCCAGACCCGTCGACCAGAATTCACTCCCTCTGTCATGCAGTGA